One window of Methanogenium organophilum genomic DNA carries:
- a CDS encoding sensor histidine kinase — translation MLLHRHLFSRMGKGILVILALCVFSAAAAAIDCDAYGSNHILIIHSYGPDMDWVDAVTEGLHRVFPADDPANIFYSEYMDGKIVSDDEHYENLADVYRHKYSSVPIDLIFVSDDDAYTFIRAYGDELFPGVPIVFFGVGGYDPVHREEMPNLTGVVEMTRVSLTVDLITTLQPGVQEIYVVNDPGTTTGKIFAEELLGRTAVRADTPVFNAPGEVRMSALCRDLQNLTPGTAVLLMDFNRDSEGRIYSDREIAGIVSAWSPVPVYGISDTFVGYGIVGGYVTPTAIQAEHAARIGADILNGTPVGDIPVFESPEGQIVVDYPEMQRHNLPFFLLPEGSIIVNEPDTAIVLPSWVVAVMVVIAGSLTVVVVVLGITNRRVTMARREVDALNRKLKTLFSITRHDVNNQVMAASGFLELLGEDVTDSRLHLFIDNIQKSLHAIEHQIEFAREYEKAGASEPVWQNLQAVAEQEAANQHAVSIDVDAGGIEIYADPMLEKVFTNLFENTVRHGDHATHVRVTADVRGDARVIVVEDNGVGVPDEKKDHIFGRGYGSHTGYGLFLASDILAITGLAIAETGTYGTGARFEITVPKGRWRTVR, via the coding sequence ATGCTCCTCCACCGTCATCTGTTCTCCCGCATGGGAAAAGGGATTCTGGTGATTCTGGCGCTCTGTGTTTTCAGTGCTGCAGCTGCGGCCATAGACTGTGATGCATACGGGAGTAACCATATTCTTATCATTCATTCATACGGGCCTGATATGGACTGGGTCGATGCGGTCACAGAAGGTCTTCACCGTGTTTTTCCGGCAGATGATCCGGCCAACATCTTTTATTCTGAATATATGGACGGGAAGATTGTCTCGGATGACGAACACTATGAAAATCTCGCCGATGTGTACCGACATAAATATTCGTCTGTCCCAATTGACCTGATATTTGTCTCCGATGATGATGCGTATACCTTTATCCGAGCATATGGTGACGAGCTCTTCCCCGGTGTCCCGATTGTATTCTTCGGGGTGGGTGGATATGACCCCGTACACCGTGAAGAGATGCCAAATCTGACAGGGGTTGTCGAGATGACCCGTGTCAGCCTGACGGTTGATCTGATCACAACCCTGCAGCCCGGTGTGCAGGAAATCTATGTGGTGAATGATCCGGGAACAACCACCGGAAAAATCTTCGCCGAAGAATTGCTCGGGAGGACGGCAGTACGCGCCGATACCCCGGTATTCAATGCGCCCGGTGAGGTACGGATGTCAGCACTCTGTCGTGACCTGCAGAATCTCACCCCTGGCACGGCCGTTCTTCTGATGGATTTCAACCGCGACAGTGAAGGCCGGATTTATAGTGACCGTGAGATTGCCGGTATCGTTTCGGCCTGGTCGCCGGTGCCGGTATACGGAATCTCTGATACCTTCGTTGGGTATGGCATTGTCGGGGGGTATGTCACCCCCACTGCCATTCAGGCAGAACATGCAGCACGGATTGGTGCAGATATCCTGAACGGTACTCCGGTCGGTGATATTCCCGTTTTCGAATCGCCTGAGGGACAGATTGTTGTTGACTATCCCGAGATGCAGAGGCATAATCTTCCGTTTTTTCTCCTGCCGGAGGGTAGTATAATCGTAAATGAACCGGATACAGCGATTGTTCTACCCAGCTGGGTGGTCGCTGTTATGGTAGTGATAGCAGGTTCTCTTACGGTTGTGGTGGTTGTTCTGGGTATCACGAACAGGCGTGTCACAATGGCAAGACGTGAGGTGGATGCATTAAATAGGAAATTAAAGACGCTCTTCTCTATAACGCGGCATGATGTCAATAATCAGGTGATGGCCGCCTCAGGATTCCTTGAACTCCTGGGTGAAGATGTCACGGATTCGCGTCTTCATTTATTCATTGATAATATCCAGAAGTCTTTGCATGCTATTGAACACCAGATTGAATTTGCCCGCGAGTATGAGAAGGCGGGTGCATCTGAACCCGTATGGCAGAACCTTCAGGCAGTCGCAGAACAGGAGGCGGCAAATCAGCATGCCGTCTCCATTGACGTGGATGCTGGTGGGATTGAGATCTATGCTGACCCGATGTTGGAGAAAGTCTTTACCAATCTCTTTGAGAATACCGTCCGTCACGGAGACCATGCAACCCATGTGCGGGTGACAGCCGATGTTCGCGGTGATGCCCGGGTCATTGTGGTGGAAGATAACGGGGTTGGTGTCCCTGATGAAAAGAAGGATCATATCTTTGGACGGGGATATGGTTCACATACGGGATACGGCCTTTTCCTTGCATCTGATATCCTTGCGATTACCGGCCTTGCCATTGCTGAAACGGGGACATACGGGACTGGCGCCCGCTTTGAGATAACCGTACCAAAGGGGCGCTGGCGCACGGTCCGATAA